In Phalacrocorax aristotelis chromosome 6, bGulAri2.1, whole genome shotgun sequence, one DNA window encodes the following:
- the LOC142058559 gene encoding SRSF protein kinase 3-like isoform X7, which produces MEEQVQEVPAAQRTGGHHPTREGEVFNMRYQALRKLGCGTFATVWLCQDTRRKKHVAVKVLKSREGFAEAAQDEVALLHCVSSMKKKDQAGENIISLLDNFRMIGENGFHVCLVFEVLGPSLRCLMGNYTAQGLPLPFVKKSLQQVKSLQRLLPDMLDCDQRTDLRLKGPGGDLGNRLEELDLMSIEVKIADLGSACWTYKPFSKEIQTQPYRALEVLLGLDYGTPADIWSTGCLAFEMATGECLFDPQPGKYFSRDDDHVALIIELLGRIPPQIAFSWNKSTKFFSRPGALLRISRLSPRSLHSILADRHNWTKHEVTPFAAFLLPALRYAPERRATAAQCLQHAWLSPP; this is translated from the exons ATGGAGGAGCAGGTGCAGGAGGTGCCAGCAGCCCAGCGCACAG GAGGCCACCACCCCACACGGGAAGGAGAGGTGTTCAACATGCGATACCAGGCTCTGCGCAAGCTGGGCTGTGGCACCTTTGCCACCGTCTGGCTGTGCCAGGACACAAG gaggaagaaacacGTAGCTGTGAAGGtcctgaaaagcagagaaggcTTTGCTGAGGCTGCCCAGGATGAGGTCGCTCTCCTCCACTGT GTGAGCAGTATGAAGAAGAAGGACCAGGCAGGAGAAAACATCATCTCTTTGTTAGACAACTTCAGAATGATTGGAGAAAACGGCTTCC ATGTGTGCTTGGTATTTGAGGTGCTGGGTCCTTCCCTGCGATGCCTGATGGGCAACTACACAGCCCAGGGACTGCCATTGCCTTTTGTGAAAAAATCTTTACAGCAG GTCAAAAGCCTCCAAAGGCTCCTGCCTGATATGCTCGACTGTGACCAGAGAACAGATTTAAGGCTAAAAGGACCAG GAGGTGATCTTGGGAATCGTTTGGAAGAATTGGATTTAATGAGCATAGAAGTGAAAATTGCAGATCTGGGCAGCGCATGCTGGACA tacAAGCCTTTTTCCAAGGAGATACAGACCCAGCCGTACCGTGCCCTGGAAGTGCTTCTGGGATTAGACTACGGCACACCTGCAGATATCTGGAGCACAGGCTGCCTG GCATTTGAAATGGCAACTGGGGAGTGTCTATTTGATCCTCAACCTGGGAAGTATTTCTCCAGAGATGATG ATCACGTTGCTCTTATTATTGAGCTCCTGGGAAGAATTCCTCCTCAAATTGCTTTCTCCTGGAACAAGTCAACAAAATTTTTCAGCAGGCCAG GCGCTCTCCTGCGTATCTCCAGACTTTCCCCCCGCAGCCTCCACAGCATCCTGGCAGACAGACACAACTGGACAAAACACGAGGTTACTCCCTTCgccgccttcctcctccccgcGCTGCGGTACGCTCCCGAGCGCCGCGCCACAGCCGCCCAGTGCCTGCAGCACGCCTGGCTGAGCCCGCCGTGA
- the LOC142058559 gene encoding SRSF protein kinase 3-like isoform X6, producing the protein MTNGAVCPASELLHGGHHPTREGEVFNMRYQALRKLGCGTFATVWLCQDTRRKKHVAVKVLKSREGFAEAAQDEVALLHCVSSMKKKDQAGENIISLLDNFRMIGENGFHVCLVFEVLGPSLRCLMGNYTAQGLPLPFVKKSLQQVLAGLHFLHKRCHIIHADIKPENILLYGQVKSLQRLLPDMLDCDQRTDLRLKGPGGDLGNRLEELDLMSIEVKIADLGSACWTYKPFSKEIQTQPYRALEVLLGLDYGTPADIWSTGCLAFEMATGECLFDPQPGKYFSRDDDHVALIIELLGRIPPQIAFSWNKSTKFFSRPGALLRISRLSPRSLHSILADRHNWTKHEVTPFAAFLLPALRYAPERRATAAQCLQHAWLSPP; encoded by the exons ATGACAAACGGAGCAGTATGCCCTGCCTCTGAGCTGCTGCATG GAGGCCACCACCCCACACGGGAAGGAGAGGTGTTCAACATGCGATACCAGGCTCTGCGCAAGCTGGGCTGTGGCACCTTTGCCACCGTCTGGCTGTGCCAGGACACAAG gaggaagaaacacGTAGCTGTGAAGGtcctgaaaagcagagaaggcTTTGCTGAGGCTGCCCAGGATGAGGTCGCTCTCCTCCACTGT GTGAGCAGTATGAAGAAGAAGGACCAGGCAGGAGAAAACATCATCTCTTTGTTAGACAACTTCAGAATGATTGGAGAAAACGGCTTCC ATGTGTGCTTGGTATTTGAGGTGCTGGGTCCTTCCCTGCGATGCCTGATGGGCAACTACACAGCCCAGGGACTGCCATTGCCTTTTGTGAAAAAATCTTTACAGCAG gtgctggcagggctgcactTCCTGCACAAGCGCTGCCACATCATCCATGCCGACATCAAACCGGAGAACATCTTGCTGTACGGACAGGTCAAAAGCCTCCAAAGGCTCCTGCCTGATATGCTCGACTGTGACCAGAGAACAGATTTAAGGCTAAAAGGACCAG GAGGTGATCTTGGGAATCGTTTGGAAGAATTGGATTTAATGAGCATAGAAGTGAAAATTGCAGATCTGGGCAGCGCATGCTGGACA tacAAGCCTTTTTCCAAGGAGATACAGACCCAGCCGTACCGTGCCCTGGAAGTGCTTCTGGGATTAGACTACGGCACACCTGCAGATATCTGGAGCACAGGCTGCCTG GCATTTGAAATGGCAACTGGGGAGTGTCTATTTGATCCTCAACCTGGGAAGTATTTCTCCAGAGATGATG ATCACGTTGCTCTTATTATTGAGCTCCTGGGAAGAATTCCTCCTCAAATTGCTTTCTCCTGGAACAAGTCAACAAAATTTTTCAGCAGGCCAG GCGCTCTCCTGCGTATCTCCAGACTTTCCCCCCGCAGCCTCCACAGCATCCTGGCAGACAGACACAACTGGACAAAACACGAGGTTACTCCCTTCgccgccttcctcctccccgcGCTGCGGTACGCTCCCGAGCGCCGCGCCACAGCCGCCCAGTGCCTGCAGCACGCCTGGCTGAGCCCGCCGTGA
- the LOC142058559 gene encoding SRSF protein kinase 3-like isoform X8 codes for MTNGAVCPASELLHGGHHPTREGEVFNMRYQALRKLGCGTFATVWLCQDTRRKKHVAVKVLKSREGFAEAAQDEVALLHCVSSMKKKDQAGENIISLLDNFRMIGENGFHVCLVFEVLGPSLRCLMGNYTAQGLPLPFVKKSLQQVKSLQRLLPDMLDCDQRTDLRLKGPGGDLGNRLEELDLMSIEVKIADLGSACWTYKPFSKEIQTQPYRALEVLLGLDYGTPADIWSTGCLAFEMATGECLFDPQPGKYFSRDDDHVALIIELLGRIPPQIAFSWNKSTKFFSRPGALLRISRLSPRSLHSILADRHNWTKHEVTPFAAFLLPALRYAPERRATAAQCLQHAWLSPP; via the exons ATGACAAACGGAGCAGTATGCCCTGCCTCTGAGCTGCTGCATG GAGGCCACCACCCCACACGGGAAGGAGAGGTGTTCAACATGCGATACCAGGCTCTGCGCAAGCTGGGCTGTGGCACCTTTGCCACCGTCTGGCTGTGCCAGGACACAAG gaggaagaaacacGTAGCTGTGAAGGtcctgaaaagcagagaaggcTTTGCTGAGGCTGCCCAGGATGAGGTCGCTCTCCTCCACTGT GTGAGCAGTATGAAGAAGAAGGACCAGGCAGGAGAAAACATCATCTCTTTGTTAGACAACTTCAGAATGATTGGAGAAAACGGCTTCC ATGTGTGCTTGGTATTTGAGGTGCTGGGTCCTTCCCTGCGATGCCTGATGGGCAACTACACAGCCCAGGGACTGCCATTGCCTTTTGTGAAAAAATCTTTACAGCAG GTCAAAAGCCTCCAAAGGCTCCTGCCTGATATGCTCGACTGTGACCAGAGAACAGATTTAAGGCTAAAAGGACCAG GAGGTGATCTTGGGAATCGTTTGGAAGAATTGGATTTAATGAGCATAGAAGTGAAAATTGCAGATCTGGGCAGCGCATGCTGGACA tacAAGCCTTTTTCCAAGGAGATACAGACCCAGCCGTACCGTGCCCTGGAAGTGCTTCTGGGATTAGACTACGGCACACCTGCAGATATCTGGAGCACAGGCTGCCTG GCATTTGAAATGGCAACTGGGGAGTGTCTATTTGATCCTCAACCTGGGAAGTATTTCTCCAGAGATGATG ATCACGTTGCTCTTATTATTGAGCTCCTGGGAAGAATTCCTCCTCAAATTGCTTTCTCCTGGAACAAGTCAACAAAATTTTTCAGCAGGCCAG GCGCTCTCCTGCGTATCTCCAGACTTTCCCCCCGCAGCCTCCACAGCATCCTGGCAGACAGACACAACTGGACAAAACACGAGGTTACTCCCTTCgccgccttcctcctccccgcGCTGCGGTACGCTCCCGAGCGCCGCGCCACAGCCGCCCAGTGCCTGCAGCACGCCTGGCTGAGCCCGCCGTGA
- the LOC142058559 gene encoding SRSF protein kinase 3-like isoform X5, with protein sequence MEEQVQEVPAAQRTGGHHPTREGEVFNMRYQALRKLGCGTFATVWLCQDTRRKKHVAVKVLKSREGFAEAAQDEVALLHCVSSMKKKDQAGENIISLLDNFRMIGENGFHVCLVFEVLGPSLRCLMGNYTAQGLPLPFVKKSLQQVLAGLHFLHKRCHIIHADIKPENILLYGQVKSLQRLLPDMLDCDQRTDLRLKGPGGDLGNRLEELDLMSIEVKIADLGSACWTYKPFSKEIQTQPYRALEVLLGLDYGTPADIWSTGCLAFEMATGECLFDPQPGKYFSRDDDHVALIIELLGRIPPQIAFSWNKSTKFFSRPGALLRISRLSPRSLHSILADRHNWTKHEVTPFAAFLLPALRYAPERRATAAQCLQHAWLSPP encoded by the exons ATGGAGGAGCAGGTGCAGGAGGTGCCAGCAGCCCAGCGCACAG GAGGCCACCACCCCACACGGGAAGGAGAGGTGTTCAACATGCGATACCAGGCTCTGCGCAAGCTGGGCTGTGGCACCTTTGCCACCGTCTGGCTGTGCCAGGACACAAG gaggaagaaacacGTAGCTGTGAAGGtcctgaaaagcagagaaggcTTTGCTGAGGCTGCCCAGGATGAGGTCGCTCTCCTCCACTGT GTGAGCAGTATGAAGAAGAAGGACCAGGCAGGAGAAAACATCATCTCTTTGTTAGACAACTTCAGAATGATTGGAGAAAACGGCTTCC ATGTGTGCTTGGTATTTGAGGTGCTGGGTCCTTCCCTGCGATGCCTGATGGGCAACTACACAGCCCAGGGACTGCCATTGCCTTTTGTGAAAAAATCTTTACAGCAG gtgctggcagggctgcactTCCTGCACAAGCGCTGCCACATCATCCATGCCGACATCAAACCGGAGAACATCTTGCTGTACGGACAGGTCAAAAGCCTCCAAAGGCTCCTGCCTGATATGCTCGACTGTGACCAGAGAACAGATTTAAGGCTAAAAGGACCAG GAGGTGATCTTGGGAATCGTTTGGAAGAATTGGATTTAATGAGCATAGAAGTGAAAATTGCAGATCTGGGCAGCGCATGCTGGACA tacAAGCCTTTTTCCAAGGAGATACAGACCCAGCCGTACCGTGCCCTGGAAGTGCTTCTGGGATTAGACTACGGCACACCTGCAGATATCTGGAGCACAGGCTGCCTG GCATTTGAAATGGCAACTGGGGAGTGTCTATTTGATCCTCAACCTGGGAAGTATTTCTCCAGAGATGATG ATCACGTTGCTCTTATTATTGAGCTCCTGGGAAGAATTCCTCCTCAAATTGCTTTCTCCTGGAACAAGTCAACAAAATTTTTCAGCAGGCCAG GCGCTCTCCTGCGTATCTCCAGACTTTCCCCCCGCAGCCTCCACAGCATCCTGGCAGACAGACACAACTGGACAAAACACGAGGTTACTCCCTTCgccgccttcctcctccccgcGCTGCGGTACGCTCCCGAGCGCCGCGCCACAGCCGCCCAGTGCCTGCAGCACGCCTGGCTGAGCCCGCCGTGA
- the LOC142058559 gene encoding SRSF protein kinase 3-like isoform X2, whose protein sequence is MEEQVQEVPAAQRTGGHHPTREGEVFNMRYQALRKLGCGTFATVWLCQDTRRKKHVAVKVLKSREGFAEAAQDEVALLHCVSSMKKKDQAGENIISLLDNFRMIGENGFHVCLVFEVLGPSLRCLMGNYTAQGLPLPFVKKSLQQVLAGLHFLHKRCHIIHADIKPENILLYGQVKSLQRLLPDMLDCDQRTDLRLKGPVFNIGTRGTLQQDRNTWSHHSTPSYCPLKRPLRFWLDTSSSLMLLQTTEDLISLCPLHLGGDLGNRLEELDLMSIEVKIADLGSACWTYKPFSKEIQTQPYRALEVLLGLDYGTPADIWSTGCLAFEMATGECLFDPQPGKYFSRDDDHVALIIELLGRIPPQIAFSWNKSTKFFSRPGALLRISRLSPRSLHSILADRHNWTKHEVTPFAAFLLPALRYAPERRATAAQCLQHAWLSPP, encoded by the exons ATGGAGGAGCAGGTGCAGGAGGTGCCAGCAGCCCAGCGCACAG GAGGCCACCACCCCACACGGGAAGGAGAGGTGTTCAACATGCGATACCAGGCTCTGCGCAAGCTGGGCTGTGGCACCTTTGCCACCGTCTGGCTGTGCCAGGACACAAG gaggaagaaacacGTAGCTGTGAAGGtcctgaaaagcagagaaggcTTTGCTGAGGCTGCCCAGGATGAGGTCGCTCTCCTCCACTGT GTGAGCAGTATGAAGAAGAAGGACCAGGCAGGAGAAAACATCATCTCTTTGTTAGACAACTTCAGAATGATTGGAGAAAACGGCTTCC ATGTGTGCTTGGTATTTGAGGTGCTGGGTCCTTCCCTGCGATGCCTGATGGGCAACTACACAGCCCAGGGACTGCCATTGCCTTTTGTGAAAAAATCTTTACAGCAG gtgctggcagggctgcactTCCTGCACAAGCGCTGCCACATCATCCATGCCGACATCAAACCGGAGAACATCTTGCTGTACGGACAGGTCAAAAGCCTCCAAAGGCTCCTGCCTGATATGCTCGACTGTGACCAGAGAACAGATTTAAGGCTAAAAGGACCAG TATTCAACATCGGCACTAGAGGAACCTTGCAGCAGGACAGGAACACATGGTCACACCACTCTACTCCAAGCTACTGTCCCCTCAAACGTCCTCTTAGATTTTGGCTGGATACCAGCTCCTCCTTGATGCTTCTTCAAACAACAGAG GACCTGATTTCTCTCTGTCCTCTCCATCTAGGAGGTGATCTTGGGAATCGTTTGGAAGAATTGGATTTAATGAGCATAGAAGTGAAAATTGCAGATCTGGGCAGCGCATGCTGGACA tacAAGCCTTTTTCCAAGGAGATACAGACCCAGCCGTACCGTGCCCTGGAAGTGCTTCTGGGATTAGACTACGGCACACCTGCAGATATCTGGAGCACAGGCTGCCTG GCATTTGAAATGGCAACTGGGGAGTGTCTATTTGATCCTCAACCTGGGAAGTATTTCTCCAGAGATGATG ATCACGTTGCTCTTATTATTGAGCTCCTGGGAAGAATTCCTCCTCAAATTGCTTTCTCCTGGAACAAGTCAACAAAATTTTTCAGCAGGCCAG GCGCTCTCCTGCGTATCTCCAGACTTTCCCCCCGCAGCCTCCACAGCATCCTGGCAGACAGACACAACTGGACAAAACACGAGGTTACTCCCTTCgccgccttcctcctccccgcGCTGCGGTACGCTCCCGAGCGCCGCGCCACAGCCGCCCAGTGCCTGCAGCACGCCTGGCTGAGCCCGCCGTGA
- the LOC142058559 gene encoding SRSF protein kinase 3-like isoform X1: MEEQVQEVPAAQRTGGHHPTREGEVFNMRYQALRKLGCGTFATVWLCQDTSPLLVPGEAVLPDASSIAGGVPTGLVCCRPWARLAVRGQWPPMGPGLGAWKKGRCCWLGPHWHMLAGSCDSFPRRKKHVAVKVLKSREGFAEAAQDEVALLHCVSSMKKKDQAGENIISLLDNFRMIGENGFHVCLVFEVLGPSLRCLMGNYTAQGLPLPFVKKSLQQVLAGLHFLHKRCHIIHADIKPENILLYGQVKSLQRLLPDMLDCDQRTDLRLKGPGGDLGNRLEELDLMSIEVKIADLGSACWTYKPFSKEIQTQPYRALEVLLGLDYGTPADIWSTGCLAFEMATGECLFDPQPGKYFSRDDDHVALIIELLGRIPPQIAFSWNKSTKFFSRPGALLRISRLSPRSLHSILADRHNWTKHEVTPFAAFLLPALRYAPERRATAAQCLQHAWLSPP; this comes from the exons ATGGAGGAGCAGGTGCAGGAGGTGCCAGCAGCCCAGCGCACAG GAGGCCACCACCCCACACGGGAAGGAGAGGTGTTCAACATGCGATACCAGGCTCTGCGCAAGCTGGGCTGTGGCACCTTTGCCACCGTCTGGCTGTGCCAGGACACAAG tccCTTGCTGGtccctggggaggctgtgctgccagatGCCAGCAGCATCGCTGGAGGGGTGCCCACGGGCCTGGTGTGCTGCAGACCATGGGCAAGGCTGGCTGTCAGAGGGCAGTGGCCACCCATGGGCCCAGGGCTGGGTgcctggaagaaggggaggTGCTGCTGGTTAGGGCCACACTGGCACATGTTGGCTGGCAGCTGTGATTCATTtcccaggaggaagaaacacGTAGCTGTGAAGGtcctgaaaagcagagaaggcTTTGCTGAGGCTGCCCAGGATGAGGTCGCTCTCCTCCACTGT GTGAGCAGTATGAAGAAGAAGGACCAGGCAGGAGAAAACATCATCTCTTTGTTAGACAACTTCAGAATGATTGGAGAAAACGGCTTCC ATGTGTGCTTGGTATTTGAGGTGCTGGGTCCTTCCCTGCGATGCCTGATGGGCAACTACACAGCCCAGGGACTGCCATTGCCTTTTGTGAAAAAATCTTTACAGCAG gtgctggcagggctgcactTCCTGCACAAGCGCTGCCACATCATCCATGCCGACATCAAACCGGAGAACATCTTGCTGTACGGACAGGTCAAAAGCCTCCAAAGGCTCCTGCCTGATATGCTCGACTGTGACCAGAGAACAGATTTAAGGCTAAAAGGACCAG GAGGTGATCTTGGGAATCGTTTGGAAGAATTGGATTTAATGAGCATAGAAGTGAAAATTGCAGATCTGGGCAGCGCATGCTGGACA tacAAGCCTTTTTCCAAGGAGATACAGACCCAGCCGTACCGTGCCCTGGAAGTGCTTCTGGGATTAGACTACGGCACACCTGCAGATATCTGGAGCACAGGCTGCCTG GCATTTGAAATGGCAACTGGGGAGTGTCTATTTGATCCTCAACCTGGGAAGTATTTCTCCAGAGATGATG ATCACGTTGCTCTTATTATTGAGCTCCTGGGAAGAATTCCTCCTCAAATTGCTTTCTCCTGGAACAAGTCAACAAAATTTTTCAGCAGGCCAG GCGCTCTCCTGCGTATCTCCAGACTTTCCCCCCGCAGCCTCCACAGCATCCTGGCAGACAGACACAACTGGACAAAACACGAGGTTACTCCCTTCgccgccttcctcctccccgcGCTGCGGTACGCTCCCGAGCGCCGCGCCACAGCCGCCCAGTGCCTGCAGCACGCCTGGCTGAGCCCGCCGTGA
- the LOC142058559 gene encoding SRSF protein kinase 3-like isoform X10, with product MTNGAVCPASELLHGGHHPTREGEVFNMRYQALRKLGCGTFATVWLCQDTRRKKHVAVKVLKSREGFAEAAQDEVALLHCVSSMKKKDQAGENIISLLDNFRMIGENGFHVCLVFEVLGPSLRCLMGNYTAQGLPLPFVKKSLQQVLAGLHFLHKRCHIIHADIKPENILLYGQVKSLQRLLPDMLDCDQRTDLRLKGPGGDLGNRLEELDLMSIEVKIADLGSACWTYKPFSKEIQTQPYRALEVLLGLDYGTPADIWSTGCLAFEMATGECLFDPQPGKYFSRDDDHVALIIELLGRIPPQIAFSWNKSTKFFSRPERMEIWTGNGYMPGRLKSV from the exons ATGACAAACGGAGCAGTATGCCCTGCCTCTGAGCTGCTGCATG GAGGCCACCACCCCACACGGGAAGGAGAGGTGTTCAACATGCGATACCAGGCTCTGCGCAAGCTGGGCTGTGGCACCTTTGCCACCGTCTGGCTGTGCCAGGACACAAG gaggaagaaacacGTAGCTGTGAAGGtcctgaaaagcagagaaggcTTTGCTGAGGCTGCCCAGGATGAGGTCGCTCTCCTCCACTGT GTGAGCAGTATGAAGAAGAAGGACCAGGCAGGAGAAAACATCATCTCTTTGTTAGACAACTTCAGAATGATTGGAGAAAACGGCTTCC ATGTGTGCTTGGTATTTGAGGTGCTGGGTCCTTCCCTGCGATGCCTGATGGGCAACTACACAGCCCAGGGACTGCCATTGCCTTTTGTGAAAAAATCTTTACAGCAG gtgctggcagggctgcactTCCTGCACAAGCGCTGCCACATCATCCATGCCGACATCAAACCGGAGAACATCTTGCTGTACGGACAGGTCAAAAGCCTCCAAAGGCTCCTGCCTGATATGCTCGACTGTGACCAGAGAACAGATTTAAGGCTAAAAGGACCAG GAGGTGATCTTGGGAATCGTTTGGAAGAATTGGATTTAATGAGCATAGAAGTGAAAATTGCAGATCTGGGCAGCGCATGCTGGACA tacAAGCCTTTTTCCAAGGAGATACAGACCCAGCCGTACCGTGCCCTGGAAGTGCTTCTGGGATTAGACTACGGCACACCTGCAGATATCTGGAGCACAGGCTGCCTG GCATTTGAAATGGCAACTGGGGAGTGTCTATTTGATCCTCAACCTGGGAAGTATTTCTCCAGAGATGATG ATCACGTTGCTCTTATTATTGAGCTCCTGGGAAGAATTCCTCCTCAAATTGCTTTCTCCTGGAACAAGTCAACAAAATTTTTCAGCAGGCCAG AGAGAATGGAAATATGGACAGGAAATGGCTACATGCCAGGAAGGCTGAAGAGTGTGTAA
- the LOC142058559 gene encoding SRSF protein kinase 3-like isoform X9 translates to MEEQVQEVPAAQRTGGHHPTREGEVFNMRYQALRKLGCGTFATVWLCQDTRRKKHVAVKVLKSREGFAEAAQDEVALLHCVSSMKKKDQAGENIISLLDNFRMIGENGFHVCLVFEVLGPSLRCLMGNYTAQGLPLPFVKKSLQQVLAGLHFLHKRCHIIHADIKPENILLYGQVKSLQRLLPDMLDCDQRTDLRLKGPGGDLGNRLEELDLMSIEVKIADLGSACWTYKPFSKEIQTQPYRALEVLLGLDYGTPADIWSTGCLAFEMATGECLFDPQPGKYFSRDDDHVALIIELLGRIPPQIAFSWNKSTKFFSRPERMEIWTGNGYMPGRLKSV, encoded by the exons ATGGAGGAGCAGGTGCAGGAGGTGCCAGCAGCCCAGCGCACAG GAGGCCACCACCCCACACGGGAAGGAGAGGTGTTCAACATGCGATACCAGGCTCTGCGCAAGCTGGGCTGTGGCACCTTTGCCACCGTCTGGCTGTGCCAGGACACAAG gaggaagaaacacGTAGCTGTGAAGGtcctgaaaagcagagaaggcTTTGCTGAGGCTGCCCAGGATGAGGTCGCTCTCCTCCACTGT GTGAGCAGTATGAAGAAGAAGGACCAGGCAGGAGAAAACATCATCTCTTTGTTAGACAACTTCAGAATGATTGGAGAAAACGGCTTCC ATGTGTGCTTGGTATTTGAGGTGCTGGGTCCTTCCCTGCGATGCCTGATGGGCAACTACACAGCCCAGGGACTGCCATTGCCTTTTGTGAAAAAATCTTTACAGCAG gtgctggcagggctgcactTCCTGCACAAGCGCTGCCACATCATCCATGCCGACATCAAACCGGAGAACATCTTGCTGTACGGACAGGTCAAAAGCCTCCAAAGGCTCCTGCCTGATATGCTCGACTGTGACCAGAGAACAGATTTAAGGCTAAAAGGACCAG GAGGTGATCTTGGGAATCGTTTGGAAGAATTGGATTTAATGAGCATAGAAGTGAAAATTGCAGATCTGGGCAGCGCATGCTGGACA tacAAGCCTTTTTCCAAGGAGATACAGACCCAGCCGTACCGTGCCCTGGAAGTGCTTCTGGGATTAGACTACGGCACACCTGCAGATATCTGGAGCACAGGCTGCCTG GCATTTGAAATGGCAACTGGGGAGTGTCTATTTGATCCTCAACCTGGGAAGTATTTCTCCAGAGATGATG ATCACGTTGCTCTTATTATTGAGCTCCTGGGAAGAATTCCTCCTCAAATTGCTTTCTCCTGGAACAAGTCAACAAAATTTTTCAGCAGGCCAG AGAGAATGGAAATATGGACAGGAAATGGCTACATGCCAGGAAGGCTGAAGAGTGTGTAA
- the LOC142058559 gene encoding SRSF protein kinase 3-like isoform X3: protein MEEQVQEVPAAQRTGGHHPTREGEVFNMRYQALRKLGCGTFATVWLCQDTSPLLVPGEAVLPDASSIAGGVPTGLVCCRPWARLAVRGQWPPMGPGLGAWKKGRCCWLGPHWHMLAGSCDSFPRRKKHVAVKVLKSREGFAEAAQDEVALLHCVSSMKKKDQAGENIISLLDNFRMIGENGFHVCLVFEVLGPSLRCLMGNYTAQGLPLPFVKKSLQQVLAGLHFLHKRCHIIHADIKPENILLYGQVKSLQRLLPDMLDCDQRTDLRLKGPGGDLGNRLEELDLMSIEVKIADLGSACWTYKPFSKEIQTQPYRALEVLLGLDYGTPADIWSTGCLAFEMATGECLFDPQPGKYFSRDDDHVALIIELLGRIPPQIAFSWNKSTKFFSRPERMEIWTGNGYMPGRLKSV, encoded by the exons ATGGAGGAGCAGGTGCAGGAGGTGCCAGCAGCCCAGCGCACAG GAGGCCACCACCCCACACGGGAAGGAGAGGTGTTCAACATGCGATACCAGGCTCTGCGCAAGCTGGGCTGTGGCACCTTTGCCACCGTCTGGCTGTGCCAGGACACAAG tccCTTGCTGGtccctggggaggctgtgctgccagatGCCAGCAGCATCGCTGGAGGGGTGCCCACGGGCCTGGTGTGCTGCAGACCATGGGCAAGGCTGGCTGTCAGAGGGCAGTGGCCACCCATGGGCCCAGGGCTGGGTgcctggaagaaggggaggTGCTGCTGGTTAGGGCCACACTGGCACATGTTGGCTGGCAGCTGTGATTCATTtcccaggaggaagaaacacGTAGCTGTGAAGGtcctgaaaagcagagaaggcTTTGCTGAGGCTGCCCAGGATGAGGTCGCTCTCCTCCACTGT GTGAGCAGTATGAAGAAGAAGGACCAGGCAGGAGAAAACATCATCTCTTTGTTAGACAACTTCAGAATGATTGGAGAAAACGGCTTCC ATGTGTGCTTGGTATTTGAGGTGCTGGGTCCTTCCCTGCGATGCCTGATGGGCAACTACACAGCCCAGGGACTGCCATTGCCTTTTGTGAAAAAATCTTTACAGCAG gtgctggcagggctgcactTCCTGCACAAGCGCTGCCACATCATCCATGCCGACATCAAACCGGAGAACATCTTGCTGTACGGACAGGTCAAAAGCCTCCAAAGGCTCCTGCCTGATATGCTCGACTGTGACCAGAGAACAGATTTAAGGCTAAAAGGACCAG GAGGTGATCTTGGGAATCGTTTGGAAGAATTGGATTTAATGAGCATAGAAGTGAAAATTGCAGATCTGGGCAGCGCATGCTGGACA tacAAGCCTTTTTCCAAGGAGATACAGACCCAGCCGTACCGTGCCCTGGAAGTGCTTCTGGGATTAGACTACGGCACACCTGCAGATATCTGGAGCACAGGCTGCCTG GCATTTGAAATGGCAACTGGGGAGTGTCTATTTGATCCTCAACCTGGGAAGTATTTCTCCAGAGATGATG ATCACGTTGCTCTTATTATTGAGCTCCTGGGAAGAATTCCTCCTCAAATTGCTTTCTCCTGGAACAAGTCAACAAAATTTTTCAGCAGGCCAG AGAGAATGGAAATATGGACAGGAAATGGCTACATGCCAGGAAGGCTGAAGAGTGTGTAA